From a region of the Sporosarcina ureilytica genome:
- a CDS encoding gamma-type small acid-soluble spore protein: MTNNRQPNQTDAQQVRQQNQQSMQKQGMQGQQFQTNMAEEFGSETDVNQVKKQNQQSEANKFNASGQRANQFENGSR; this comes from the coding sequence CGACAACCGAATCAAACAGACGCGCAACAAGTGCGTCAGCAGAACCAACAGTCTATGCAGAAGCAAGGAATGCAAGGACAACAATTCCAAACCAACATGGCAGAGGAATTCGGTTCTGAAACTGATGTGAATCAGGTGAAAAAGCAAAACCAACAATCTGAAGCGAACAAGTTTAATGCTTCAGGTCAACGTGCTAATCAGTTTGAAAACGGTTCTAGATAA
- the ntdP gene encoding nucleoside tri-diphosphate phosphatase has protein sequence MTIPKEGEKIQIHSYKHNGNIHRVWQETTVLKGTRNIVIGANERTLVTESDGRTWVTREPSICYFHAEHWFNIICMLREDGVYYYVNISSPFVYNNKTLKYIDYDLDVKVFPDMGYMILDEDEYELHKKQMNYPEVIDQILHNNLEKLLGWIKQRRGPFASDFIEAWTARYEFYKSVQEEK, from the coding sequence ATGACAATTCCTAAGGAAGGGGAAAAGATACAAATACATAGTTACAAACATAACGGCAATATTCATCGCGTGTGGCAAGAAACGACCGTATTGAAAGGAACAAGAAATATTGTTATCGGTGCAAATGAACGGACATTGGTGACAGAATCTGACGGAAGAACTTGGGTGACACGAGAGCCGTCAATTTGTTATTTTCATGCTGAACATTGGTTTAATATTATTTGTATGTTGCGCGAAGACGGTGTTTATTATTATGTAAATATAAGTTCACCATTCGTATATAATAACAAAACATTAAAATACATAGATTACGACCTGGATGTAAAAGTTTTTCCAGATATGGGGTACATGATATTAGACGAAGATGAATACGAACTTCATAAAAAACAGATGAATTATCCAGAAGTAATTGATCAAATTTTACATAATAATCTTGAGAAATTACTCGGATGGATAAAACAAAGAAGGGGACCGTTTGCCTCTGATTTTATAGAAGCATGGACAGCCCGTTATGAATTTTACAAATCGGTACAAGAGGAAAAGTAA